A window from Gossypium raimondii isolate GPD5lz chromosome 7, ASM2569854v1, whole genome shotgun sequence encodes these proteins:
- the LOC128042513 gene encoding uncharacterized protein LOC128042513, which produces MGVVKVDDSSGTKNPLPNLIDAGVNMIGESMGKKVKENIVEVKIPLKRVWKVMVGRGLIDSDLVIGGETQNYCEFHHEVGHKIQRCEEFRALVQSMMDNGEIEFFEEVEGKGSICESESVTRIPKVNHPVIIISRPRVNEVRAQVTLKIVIQKLTKFSYKDSKKVPWNYECNVTVSGKEASVSVAKENQKIGSYTNNEKHYGWINAQAESKEGKVFAAEQKEEKTVESRPLINEPIKEEEATKFLKFLKHSEYIVVEQLHKQPARIYVLALLMSSEVHQNVLMKVLNETYVASDISVNQLDRLVNNIRVDNFIFFNDDEIPTGGMGSTRALHITTRCKWYMLPGVLIDNRSVLNVLPLSTLNRLPMDSSHMKTCQNVVRAFDGMERKVLGRIEIPLLIGPNTYEVDFIVMDIKPSYNCLLGRPWIHSAGDVPSSLHQKLKLVSEGWLVTINAKEGIIVSITSSTPYVETDEEAVECSFRTLEFVNATLIVEGNRIPVPKISKTTIMGLQLMVRRGAVLGKGLGRYLQGRVEAPVMKEKFDSFGLGYRPDIKQKRKEIEKRQERRRARLNGNEVKWEPMAFPHISRTFASGEFIHPERRVIKVKSIEEMLGDVHINALDKIERGTLLEIRLYELGSELNN; this is translated from the coding sequence ATGGGCGTTGTCAAGGTAGATGATTCATCAGGTACGaaaaatccattacccaatctTATTGATGCTGGGGTAAACATGATAGGTGAAAGTATGGGGAAAAAGGTCAAGGAGAATATTGTTGAGGTTAAAATCCCTTTGAAGAGGGTTTGGAAAGTAATGGTGGGAAGAGGTTTAATCGACTCGGATTTAGTGATAGGTGGTGAGACCCAAAATtattgtgagttccatcatgagGTGGGACACAAAATTCAGAGATGTGAGGAATTCAGAGCTCTGGTCCAGAGCATGATGGATAATGGAGAAATAGAGTTTTTTGAAGAGGTTGAAGGAAAAGGAAGTATATGTGAATCGGAGTCAGTGACGAGGATTCCAAAGGTTAATCATCCTGTGATTATCATCTCACGCCCTAGGGTTAATGAGGTTAGGGCACAGGTGACGCTGAAGATTGTAATTCAGAAGCTGACAAAGTTTTCGTATAAGGATAGTAAAAAGGTCCCCTGGAATTATGAGTGCAATGTAACAGTCTCGGGAAAGGAAGCTTCAGTCAGTGTTgcaaaagaaaaccaaaagatAGGTTCTTATACGAATAATGAGAAGCACTACGGTTGGATAAATGCCCAAGCAGAATCGAAGGAGGGGAAAGTTTTTGCAGCAGAGCAAAAGGAAGAGAAGACAGTTGAATCTAGGCCATTGATTAATGAGCCAATAAAGGAGGAAGAAGCCaccaaatttttgaaatttctaaaaCACAGTGAGTATATCGTGGTAGAGCAGCTGCATAAGCAACCAGCTCGTATATATGTGTTAGCTTTACTCATGAGTTCAGAGGTGCATCAAAATGTGCTAATGAAGGTGTTGAACGAAACATATGTGGCAAGTGATATTTCTGTCAACCAATTggatcggttggtcaataatataaGAGtcgataattttatctttttcaatgaTGACGAAATACCAACTGGAGGTATGGGGTCCACTAGAGCTCTGCACATTACTACTCGGTGTAAATGGTACATGCTGCCGGGAGTTTTGATTGATAATAGATCCGTATTGAATGTATTGCCCTTATCTACTCTCAATAGGCTACCTATGGATAGCTCACATATGAAAACGTGTCAAAATGTAGTAAGGGCGTTCGATGGAATGGAAAGGAAGGTTTTGGGGAGAATTGAGATACCATTGCTGATTGGCCCAAATACTTATGAAGTGGATTTTATTGTAATGGATATTAAGCCTTCTTATAACTGTTTGTTAGGGAGACCTTGGATACACTCGGCAGGGGATGTGCCTTCATCGCTACATCAGAAGTTGAAATTAGTGTCAGAAGGATGGTTGGTGACAATAAATGCCAAGGAGGGTATTATTGTGTCAATAACTAGTAGTACACCATATGTGGAGACGGATGAGGAGGCGGTGGAATGTTCTTTTCGGACCTTAGAGTTCGTGAATGCAACACTTATTGTCGAGGGGAATAGAATTCCAGTGCCGAAGATATCCAAGACTACAATAATGGGTCTTCAATTAATGGTGAGAAGAGGAGCTGTACTGGGAAAAGGATTGGGAAGATATTTGCAAGGAAGAGTTGAGGCACCAGTGATGAAAGAAAAGTTTGATAGTTTTGGTTTAGGCTATAGACcagacataaaacaaaagagaaaggaaatagaaaaaagacaGGAGAGAAGAAGGGCACGCCTGAATGGAAATGAAGTTAAGTGGGAGCCTATGGCTTTCCCTCACATATCCAGGACCTTCGCATCGGGGGAGTTCATCCATCCTGAGCGAAGAGTAATTAAAGTGAAAAGTATTGAGGAAATGCTGGGAGATGTCCACATCAATGCCCTAGACAAAATTGAGAGAGGGACATTGCTAGAGATTCGCCTTTACGAACTTGGAAGCGAGCTGAACAATTAG